One genomic segment of Streptomyces sp. RKND-216 includes these proteins:
- a CDS encoding penicillin-binding protein 2, whose translation MPRKGAGPSRAGAARKKPGRAPTAPPARGTRRTPGGAPPSRSRPAGAGSRPGGRPLRLARPQPRLRLIGVAVTLVLLVFAGRLLQVQAVDAGTFAEAAATHRYVTVSLAAERGTMTDRDGVPLATTVDAYDITADPLLFTEEHTDVGDAPARAAELLAPILDEPEAELARKLSRDDTRYVRLARQRTPQDWRQIKDLKSALAGKAAEGDGPNVLVGVFSDAHAKRVYPGDELAAGVLGFVNAAGEGSGGLEAKLEKKLSGRDGQITYAQSGGRRIPTADAEEKPAVPGSDIELTLDRDIQWAAQRAIGEQVETSHADGGYVVVQDVRSGEILAMANAPTFDPNHIARADSSTLGNGALQDAYEPGSTLKAVSMAAVLDKGVATPRTHVTVPNRLPRADRAFADDVDHPTWYLTLNGALAKSSNIGTILATEQLADSRSETNKIMHSYLRKFGLGQGTGLDFPGETPGLLAAPGDWSASQQYTIAFGQGVSLNAVQAASVYSTIANGGVRTEPTLIRGTTGPDGGFTAAAEPDARRVIKEETARTLSRMLESVVSSDEGTGTTARIPGYLVAGKTGTSNRVDPQTGRYNGYTSSFAGFAPADAPRVTVYCAVQNPRKGSYFGSEVCGPVFKDVMSFSLKSLGVPPSGEKPAGLPVFFDPEREKDDTGRKEGEQQ comes from the coding sequence GGAGCCGCCCGGGCGGCAGACCGCTGCGCCTCGCCCGTCCCCAGCCCCGGCTCCGGCTGATCGGCGTCGCCGTCACCCTGGTGCTGCTGGTGTTCGCCGGCAGGCTGCTCCAGGTGCAGGCGGTCGACGCCGGCACGTTCGCCGAAGCCGCCGCGACCCACCGCTACGTCACCGTCTCGCTGGCCGCCGAACGCGGCACCATGACCGACCGCGACGGAGTGCCGCTGGCCACCACCGTCGACGCGTACGACATCACCGCCGACCCGCTGCTGTTCACCGAGGAGCACACGGACGTCGGCGACGCCCCCGCGAGGGCCGCCGAACTCCTCGCTCCCATCCTCGACGAGCCCGAGGCCGAGCTGGCCCGCAAGCTCTCCCGCGACGACACCCGCTACGTGCGGCTCGCCCGCCAGCGCACCCCGCAGGACTGGCGGCAGATCAAGGACCTCAAGAGCGCGCTGGCCGGCAAGGCGGCCGAGGGCGACGGCCCCAACGTGCTCGTCGGCGTCTTCTCCGACGCGCACGCCAAACGCGTCTATCCCGGCGACGAACTCGCCGCAGGCGTGCTGGGCTTCGTCAACGCCGCCGGCGAGGGCTCCGGGGGCTTGGAGGCCAAGCTGGAGAAGAAGCTGTCCGGCCGGGACGGCCAGATCACCTACGCCCAGTCCGGCGGCCGGCGCATCCCCACCGCCGACGCCGAGGAGAAGCCCGCCGTCCCGGGCTCCGACATCGAACTGACCCTGGACCGCGACATCCAGTGGGCCGCCCAGCGCGCCATCGGCGAGCAGGTGGAGACGTCGCACGCCGACGGCGGCTACGTGGTCGTGCAGGACGTGCGCAGCGGCGAGATCCTCGCCATGGCCAACGCCCCCACCTTCGACCCCAACCACATCGCCCGCGCCGACAGCTCCACCCTCGGCAACGGCGCGCTCCAGGACGCCTACGAGCCCGGTTCCACGCTGAAGGCCGTCTCTATGGCTGCCGTGCTGGACAAGGGCGTCGCGACCCCGCGCACCCATGTGACCGTGCCCAACCGGCTGCCGCGCGCCGACCGCGCCTTCGCCGACGACGTCGACCACCCCACTTGGTACCTCACCCTCAACGGGGCGCTCGCCAAGTCCAGCAACATCGGCACCATTCTGGCCACGGAGCAGCTCGCCGACTCCCGGTCGGAGACCAACAAGATCATGCACTCCTACCTGCGGAAGTTCGGCCTCGGGCAGGGGACCGGCCTCGACTTCCCCGGCGAGACCCCCGGCCTGCTCGCCGCCCCCGGCGACTGGTCGGCGTCCCAGCAGTACACGATCGCCTTCGGCCAGGGCGTGTCCCTCAACGCCGTCCAGGCCGCGTCGGTCTACTCGACCATCGCGAACGGCGGCGTGCGCACCGAGCCGACCCTGATCCGCGGCACCACCGGTCCGGACGGCGGTTTCACGGCGGCGGCCGAGCCCGACGCGCGCCGGGTGATCAAGGAGGAGACGGCACGCACCCTGTCGAGGATGCTGGAGTCCGTCGTCTCCAGCGACGAGGGCACCGGCACCACCGCCCGCATCCCCGGATACCTCGTCGCCGGCAAGACCGGTACGTCCAACCGGGTGGATCCGCAGACCGGCCGCTACAACGGCTACACCTCGTCCTTCGCGGGTTTCGCGCCCGCGGACGCGCCCCGCGTCACCGTCTACTGCGCGGTGCAGAACCCCCGCAAGGGAAGCTATTTCGGCAGCGAGGTGTGCGGGCCCGTCTTCAAGGACGTCATGTCCTTCTCGCTCAAATCGCTGGGAGTACCGCCGAGCGGAGAGAAGCCCGCCGGCCTGCCCGTGTTCTTCGACCCGGAGCGCGAGAAGGACGACACTGGCCGGAAGGAGGGCGAGCAGCAGTAG
- the murG gene encoding undecaprenyldiphospho-muramoylpentapeptide beta-N-acetylglucosaminyltransferase, which produces MHVVLAGGGTAGHIEPALALADALRRQDPTVGITALGTERGLETRLVPERGYELGLIPAVPLPRKPTPELITVPGRLRGTIKAAEQILERTKADCVVGFGGYVALPGYLAAKRLGVPIVVHEANARPGLANKIGSRYTQYVAVSTPDSKLRHARYVGIPLRRSIATLDRRAARPEARAAFGLDANLPTLLVTGGSQGARRLNEVVQSVVPQLQRAGIQVLHAVGPKNELPQVDHMPGMPPYVPVPYVDRMDLAYAAADMMLCRAGAMTVAELSAVGLPAAYVPLPIGNGEQRLNAQPVVKAGGGLLVDDAELSAEWIRDHVLPVLSDPHRLHHMARAAAEFGRPDADDLLVGMVHEAMSARRQA; this is translated from the coding sequence GTGCATGTCGTACTCGCCGGCGGGGGGACCGCCGGCCACATCGAGCCCGCGCTCGCCCTCGCGGACGCCCTGCGCAGGCAGGACCCCACCGTGGGCATCACGGCCCTCGGAACGGAGCGCGGACTCGAGACCCGGCTGGTGCCGGAGCGCGGCTACGAACTCGGCCTGATCCCGGCGGTGCCGCTGCCGCGCAAACCCACGCCCGAGCTCATCACCGTGCCCGGGCGGCTGCGCGGCACCATCAAGGCCGCCGAGCAGATCCTGGAGCGCACCAAGGCCGACTGCGTCGTCGGCTTCGGCGGCTACGTCGCCCTGCCCGGCTACCTCGCCGCCAAGCGGCTCGGCGTCCCCATCGTGGTGCACGAGGCCAACGCTCGCCCCGGTCTCGCCAACAAGATCGGCTCCCGCTACACCCAGTACGTGGCCGTCTCCACGCCGGACAGCAAGCTGCGGCACGCCCGCTACGTGGGCATCCCGCTGCGCCGCTCCATCGCCACCCTGGACCGTCGCGCGGCGCGCCCGGAGGCGCGGGCCGCGTTCGGGCTGGACGCCAACCTGCCGACCCTGCTGGTCACCGGCGGCTCGCAGGGCGCGCGCCGGCTCAACGAGGTCGTGCAGTCCGTCGTCCCGCAGCTCCAGCGCGCCGGCATCCAGGTGCTGCACGCGGTCGGCCCGAAGAACGAACTGCCGCAGGTCGACCACATGCCCGGCATGCCGCCCTATGTGCCGGTACCGTATGTGGACCGCATGGACCTCGCGTACGCCGCGGCGGACATGATGCTCTGCCGCGCGGGCGCGATGACCGTCGCGGAGCTGTCGGCCGTCGGACTGCCGGCGGCGTACGTACCCCTGCCGATCGGCAACGGCGAACAGCGACTCAACGCCCAGCCGGTGGTCAAGGCGGGCGGCGGCCTGCTGGTCGACGACGCCGAGCTGTCGGCGGAGTGGATCCGGGACCACGTGCTCCCGGTCCTCTCCGACCCGCACCGGCTGCACCACATGGCCCGCGCCGCCGCCGAGTTCGGCCGCCCGGACGCGGACGACCTGCTGGTCGGCATGGTGCACGAGGCGATGTCGGCACGCCGTCAGGCGTAG
- a CDS encoding UDP-N-acetylmuramoyl-L-alanyl-D-glutamate--2,6-diaminopimelate ligase, which yields MPQADQISSAPPRPAQLSPVPLSELARQLGVDAPASEAAATGITHDSRAVVPGDVYAALSGARFHGADFATQAASLGAVAVLTDPSGTERAAATGLPVLTVPDPRARIGALAASIYGDPGDGLLQIGITGTSGKTTTSYLVEGGLRRAAEKDGGVTGLIGTVESRIGDERLKSERTTPEATDLQALFAVMRERGVTSVAMEVSSHALVLGRVDGCVFDIAVFTNLSPEHLDFHPDMEDYFQAKRQLFTKARSRAGVVNLDDEYGFRLITESEVPVTTFSAEGHPDADWRAADVEVGPLGSTFTVHGPDGLTVQAAAPLPGPFNVANALAAIAALVAAGIDPQTAADGVAAVPGVPGRLERVDAGQDYLAVVDYAHKPDAVESVLYAIRKVTDGRVHAVLGCGGDRDPHKRNAMGAALSRLCDTAVLTSDNPRTEDPLAILATMLAGAAEVPAYERGTVLVEEDRAAAIASVVAHAEPGDAVLVLGKGHELGQDIAGVVRPFDDKLVLREAIERTRAAGAPTSRTDDKIS from the coding sequence GTGCCACAAGCTGATCAGATCTCCTCCGCACCGCCTCGTCCGGCCCAGCTGAGCCCCGTACCGCTGAGCGAACTGGCCCGGCAGCTGGGTGTCGACGCGCCCGCCTCCGAAGCCGCGGCGACCGGTATCACCCACGACTCGCGCGCCGTGGTCCCCGGCGACGTCTACGCCGCGCTCTCCGGGGCCCGCTTCCACGGCGCCGACTTCGCCACCCAGGCGGCCAGCCTCGGCGCCGTCGCGGTGCTCACCGACCCCTCCGGCACCGAGCGGGCCGCCGCCACCGGGCTGCCCGTGCTCACCGTGCCCGACCCGCGGGCCCGGATCGGCGCCCTGGCCGCCTCGATCTACGGTGACCCGGGTGACGGCCTGCTGCAGATCGGCATCACCGGCACCTCCGGCAAGACCACCACCAGCTACCTGGTCGAAGGCGGACTGCGCCGGGCCGCGGAGAAGGACGGCGGTGTCACCGGACTGATCGGCACCGTGGAGTCCCGCATCGGCGACGAGCGCCTGAAGTCCGAGCGCACCACGCCGGAGGCCACCGATCTCCAGGCGCTCTTCGCGGTCATGCGCGAACGCGGCGTCACCTCGGTGGCGATGGAGGTCTCCTCGCACGCCCTGGTGCTGGGCCGGGTGGACGGCTGCGTCTTCGACATCGCCGTCTTCACCAACCTCAGCCCGGAGCACCTGGACTTCCACCCGGACATGGAGGACTACTTCCAGGCCAAGCGGCAGCTCTTCACCAAGGCACGCTCCCGCGCCGGCGTGGTGAACCTCGACGACGAGTACGGCTTCCGGCTGATCACCGAGTCCGAGGTGCCCGTCACCACCTTCTCCGCCGAAGGCCACCCGGACGCCGACTGGCGCGCCGCCGACGTCGAGGTCGGTCCGCTCGGCTCCACCTTCACCGTGCACGGCCCGGACGGCCTCACCGTCCAGGCCGCCGCGCCGCTGCCCGGGCCGTTCAACGTCGCCAACGCGCTCGCCGCCATCGCCGCCCTCGTCGCCGCTGGCATCGACCCGCAGACGGCCGCCGACGGCGTCGCCGCGGTACCCGGCGTGCCCGGCCGCCTGGAGCGCGTCGACGCCGGCCAGGACTACCTCGCCGTCGTCGACTACGCCCACAAGCCGGACGCCGTGGAATCGGTGCTCTACGCCATCCGCAAAGTCACCGACGGCCGGGTGCACGCCGTGCTCGGCTGCGGCGGCGACCGCGACCCGCACAAGCGCAACGCCATGGGCGCCGCGCTGTCCCGCCTGTGCGACACGGCCGTGCTGACCTCCGACAACCCGCGCACCGAAGACCCGCTCGCGATCCTCGCCACCATGCTCGCGGGGGCCGCCGAGGTGCCCGCGTACGAACGCGGGACCGTCCTGGTGGAGGAGGACCGGGCCGCCGCGATCGCCTCCGTCGTCGCCCACGCCGAGCCGGGGGACGCCGTCCTCGTGCTGGGCAAGGGCCACGAGCTGGGCCAGGACATCGCCGGAGTGGTCCGCCCGTTCGACGACAAGCTGGTGCTGCGCGAGGCCATCGAGCGGACGCGCGCCGCCGGTGCCCCGACCTCCCGGACAGACGACAAGATTTCATGA
- the ftsW gene encoding putative lipid II flippase FtsW — translation MTADATPHRPAGTTRRPGREGARQAARTAAGRGPATVYAAGARTRRSPVPRRAPAPRRPPRLPGGEGGPLGRAYRRACRAWDRPLTAYYLIMGSALLVTVLGLVMVFSASQIEALRYGLSSTYYFQKQVLAALLGAMLLLIAVRMPVALHRACAYPLLAVSVFLMCLVQVPGIGVEVNGNQNWIGLGGPFQLQPSEFGKLALVLWGADLLARKREKGPMTQWRHLLVPLVPVALLLLGLIMLGGDMGTAMIVAAIALGLLWLAGAPTRLFASVLGVGAVLAALLVWSSPNRMSRLQCLGVTDPDAGALDPCWQAVHGIYALASGGLFGSGLGASVEKWGQLPEPHTDFIFAVTGEELGLAGTLSVLALFAALGYAGIRVAGRTEDPFVRYAAGGVTTWIAVQAGINIGAVLGLLPIAGVPLPLFSYGGSALLPTMFAVGLLIAFARSDPAARAALAARQPALGGLLRRGRAGRKGKTMRRRSGRPPSGER, via the coding sequence ATGACGGCCGACGCGACACCGCACCGCCCGGCGGGCACCACCCGTCGGCCGGGCCGGGAGGGGGCGCGGCAGGCCGCACGGACCGCAGCTGGCCGCGGCCCGGCCACCGTCTACGCGGCAGGCGCCCGCACCCGCCGCTCGCCCGTGCCCCGCCGGGCACCCGCCCCCCGCAGGCCCCCGCGCCTGCCAGGCGGTGAGGGAGGCCCGCTGGGCAGGGCGTACCGGCGCGCCTGCCGGGCCTGGGACCGCCCGCTCACGGCGTACTACCTGATCATGGGATCGGCGCTGCTGGTCACCGTGCTCGGACTCGTGATGGTCTTCTCCGCCTCGCAGATCGAGGCGCTGCGGTACGGGCTGTCGTCCACCTACTACTTCCAGAAGCAGGTCTTGGCCGCGCTCCTGGGCGCGATGCTACTGCTGATCGCCGTGCGGATGCCCGTCGCGCTGCACCGCGCCTGCGCCTACCCGCTGCTCGCCGTCTCGGTGTTCCTCATGTGCCTGGTCCAGGTGCCCGGCATAGGAGTCGAGGTCAACGGCAACCAGAACTGGATCGGCCTCGGCGGCCCCTTCCAGCTCCAGCCCAGCGAGTTCGGCAAGCTGGCACTCGTCCTGTGGGGCGCCGACCTCCTCGCCCGCAAGCGGGAGAAGGGCCCGATGACGCAGTGGCGCCATCTGCTGGTGCCGCTGGTGCCCGTCGCCCTGCTACTGCTCGGGCTCATCATGCTCGGCGGAGACATGGGCACTGCCATGATCGTCGCCGCCATCGCCCTCGGCCTGCTCTGGCTCGCCGGAGCCCCCACCCGCCTGTTCGCGTCGGTGCTCGGTGTCGGTGCGGTGCTGGCCGCCCTGCTCGTTTGGAGCAGCCCCAACCGGATGTCCCGGCTCCAGTGCCTGGGCGTGACCGACCCGGACGCCGGCGCGCTGGACCCCTGCTGGCAGGCCGTGCACGGCATCTATGCCCTCGCGTCGGGCGGCCTGTTCGGCTCCGGGCTCGGGGCGAGCGTGGAGAAATGGGGTCAACTACCCGAACCTCACACCGACTTCATCTTCGCCGTGACCGGGGAGGAACTCGGACTGGCGGGGACGCTGTCGGTGCTCGCTCTCTTCGCGGCTCTAGGCTATGCGGGTATCCGCGTGGCCGGACGCACGGAGGACCCCTTCGTGAGGTATGCCGCGGGAGGCGTGACCACCTGGATCGCGGTGCAGGCCGGGATCAACATCGGTGCGGTGCTCGGCCTGCTGCCGATCGCCGGCGTCCCCCTCCCGCTGTTCTCCTACGGAGGCTCCGCCCTGCTGCCGACGATGTTCGCGGTCGGTCTGCTGATCGCGTTCGCGCGCAGCGACCCGGCCGCACGGGCGGCACTGGCCGCGCGGCAGCCCGCCCTCGGGGGACTCCTCCGCCGCGGCCGGGCTGGGCGTAAAGGGAAGACGATGAGACGGCGGTCCGGAAGGCCGCCGTCCGGAGAGCGGTGA
- the murF gene encoding UDP-N-acetylmuramoyl-tripeptide--D-alanyl-D-alanine ligase yields the protein MIPLSLAEIAAVVSGQQCDIPDPDVRVTGPVVKDSREVEAGALFVAFPGARADGHDFATGAVEAGAAAVLATRPVGVPAIVVDDVTAALGALARHLVRTLGAEVVALTGSAGKTGTKDLIAQLLERLAPTVYPAGNLNNEIGLPLTALRADEHTRHLVLEMGARGIGHIRYLAGLTPPRIGVVLNVGTAHLGEFGGREQIAQAKGELVEALPPADAGGVAVLNADDPLVRAMSARTRARVVLFGEAGEADVRAENVHLDDRGRPAFTLHTPTGCSDVTLRLYGEHHVSNALAAAAVAHELGMPASEIAAALGAAGTLSRWRMEVSERADGVTVVNDAYNASPDSMRAALRALAAMGRGRRTWAVLGEMAELGDQALAEHDAVGRLAVRLNVHKLVAVGGREAAWLDMGAKNEGSWGEESVHVSDAQAAIELLGEELRPGDVVLVKASRSVGLERVALGLLEGEVPAR from the coding sequence ATGATCCCCCTCTCTCTCGCCGAGATCGCCGCTGTCGTCTCCGGGCAGCAGTGCGACATACCGGACCCCGACGTCCGTGTCACCGGTCCCGTGGTGAAGGACTCCCGCGAGGTCGAGGCCGGGGCGCTCTTCGTCGCGTTCCCCGGCGCCCGGGCGGACGGCCACGACTTCGCGACCGGGGCCGTCGAGGCCGGTGCGGCCGCCGTGCTGGCCACCCGGCCGGTGGGCGTGCCCGCGATCGTCGTCGACGACGTGACGGCCGCCCTCGGAGCGCTCGCCCGCCACCTCGTGCGGACTCTGGGCGCCGAGGTGGTCGCCCTCACCGGCTCCGCCGGGAAGACCGGCACCAAGGACCTCATCGCCCAGCTGCTGGAACGCCTCGCCCCGACGGTCTACCCCGCCGGGAACCTCAACAACGAGATCGGGCTGCCGTTGACCGCGCTCCGCGCCGACGAGCACACCCGGCACCTCGTGCTGGAGATGGGCGCCCGCGGCATCGGCCACATCCGCTACCTCGCCGGCCTCACCCCGCCCCGTATCGGCGTCGTCCTCAACGTCGGCACCGCGCACCTCGGCGAGTTCGGCGGCCGCGAGCAGATCGCGCAGGCCAAGGGCGAGCTGGTCGAGGCGCTGCCGCCGGCCGACGCGGGCGGCGTGGCCGTCCTCAACGCCGACGACCCGCTGGTCCGCGCCATGTCCGCCCGCACCCGCGCACGCGTGGTGCTCTTCGGCGAGGCGGGCGAAGCGGACGTACGCGCCGAGAACGTGCACCTCGACGACCGCGGGCGGCCCGCTTTCACGCTTCACACACCCACCGGGTGCAGCGACGTGACCCTCCGCCTGTACGGTGAGCACCACGTGTCGAACGCGCTCGCCGCGGCGGCCGTGGCCCATGAACTGGGCATGCCCGCTTCCGAGATCGCCGCGGCACTCGGCGCGGCGGGCACGCTCTCGCGCTGGCGGATGGAGGTCAGCGAGCGCGCCGACGGAGTCACGGTCGTCAACGACGCCTACAACGCCAGTCCCGACTCCATGCGGGCCGCGCTCCGCGCGCTCGCGGCGATGGGCCGGGGGCGGCGGACCTGGGCGGTTCTCGGCGAGATGGCCGAGCTCGGTGACCAGGCACTCGCCGAGCACGACGCGGTCGGACGGCTCGCCGTCCGGCTCAACGTCCACAAGCTCGTGGCGGTGGGCGGCCGGGAGGCCGCCTGGCTCGACATGGGCGCCAAGAACGAGGGTTCGTGGGGTGAGGAGTCGGTGCACGTATCCGACGCTCAGGCGGCGATCGAGCTGCTGGGTGAGGAACTGCGTCCGGGGGATGTGGTTCTGGTGAAGGCGTCCCGTTCGGTCGGTCTGGAGCGTGTGGCGCTCGGCCTGCTCGAGGGCGAGGTTCCTGCTCGATGA
- the murD gene encoding UDP-N-acetylmuramoyl-L-alanine--D-glutamate ligase has product MTAAPGPEDFTGRRVVVAGLGVSGVSAARVLARLGACVTVVDGGDSDAHRDRAAALGADDVAVRLGDGATLPEGTDLIVTSPGWKPDSPLFAAAAAHDVPVWGDVELAWRLREGPGRHAAQWLAVTGTNGKTTTVQMLASILEAAGLRTAAVGNIGTPLLDVVLSGEHHDVLAVELSSYQLHWAPSVRAHSAAVLNLAPDHLDWHGSMAAYAADKGRIYEGNQVACVYNAADPATEELVREADVVEGCRAIGFTLGAPRPSEFGVVDGVLVDRAFVPDRQRNAQELAEVTDVTPAAPHNIANALAAAALARAYGVAPAAVREGLRTFRPDAHRIEHVADVGGVAYVDDSKATNTHAAEASLAAYESIVWIAGGLAKGATFDDLVARAVKRLRGAVLIGADRALIAEALARHAPDVPVVDLERTDTGAMAAAVREATRLAGPGDTVLMAPACASMDMFTNYNTRGEAFAEAVHALGSGPAAGD; this is encoded by the coding sequence GTGACTGCCGCCCCGGGCCCGGAGGACTTCACCGGTCGGCGTGTCGTCGTGGCCGGGCTGGGCGTGAGCGGCGTCAGCGCCGCACGCGTCCTGGCCCGGCTCGGGGCCTGCGTCACCGTCGTCGACGGCGGTGACAGCGACGCGCACCGCGACCGTGCCGCCGCCCTCGGCGCGGACGACGTCGCCGTCCGCCTCGGCGACGGCGCCACCCTCCCCGAGGGCACCGACCTGATCGTCACCTCGCCCGGGTGGAAGCCGGACAGTCCGCTGTTCGCCGCGGCCGCCGCGCACGACGTGCCGGTGTGGGGCGACGTCGAGCTGGCCTGGCGGCTGCGCGAGGGGCCCGGGCGGCACGCCGCGCAGTGGCTGGCCGTCACCGGCACCAACGGCAAGACGACCACGGTCCAGATGCTCGCCTCGATCCTGGAGGCCGCCGGGCTGCGCACCGCGGCAGTCGGCAACATCGGCACCCCGTTGCTGGACGTGGTGCTCTCCGGGGAGCACCACGACGTGCTCGCCGTCGAACTGTCCAGTTACCAGCTGCACTGGGCGCCCAGCGTCCGCGCGCACTCCGCGGCAGTCCTCAACCTTGCCCCGGACCACCTCGACTGGCACGGCTCCATGGCGGCCTACGCCGCGGACAAGGGCCGCATCTACGAGGGCAACCAGGTCGCCTGCGTCTACAACGCCGCCGACCCGGCCACCGAAGAACTCGTCCGCGAGGCGGACGTCGTCGAGGGCTGCCGTGCCATCGGCTTCACCCTCGGCGCCCCCCGGCCCTCGGAGTTCGGCGTGGTCGACGGCGTCCTCGTGGACCGCGCCTTCGTGCCGGACCGGCAGCGGAACGCGCAGGAACTCGCCGAGGTCACCGACGTCACCCCGGCCGCCCCCCACAACATCGCCAACGCGCTCGCAGCCGCCGCGCTGGCCCGCGCGTACGGCGTCGCGCCCGCAGCCGTACGCGAGGGCCTGCGGACCTTCCGCCCCGACGCGCACCGTATCGAGCACGTCGCCGACGTCGGCGGCGTCGCCTACGTGGACGACTCGAAGGCCACCAACACCCACGCCGCCGAGGCCTCCCTGGCCGCCTACGAATCCATCGTCTGGATCGCCGGCGGCCTCGCCAAAGGCGCCACGTTCGACGACCTCGTCGCCCGTGCGGTGAAGCGTCTGCGCGGGGCCGTGCTGATCGGCGCCGACCGGGCCCTGATCGCCGAAGCCCTCGCGCGACACGCCCCGGATGTCCCGGTCGTCGACCTCGAACGGACGGACACTGGTGCGATGGCGGCCGCCGTCCGCGAGGCCACCCGTCTCGCCGGACCCGGCGACACGGTGCTGATGGCACCGGCCTGCGCCTCCATGGACATGTTCACCAACTACAACACGCGCGGTGAGGCCTTCGCCGAGGCCGTCCACGCACTGGGCTCCGGCCCGGCGGCCGGCGACTGA
- the mraY gene encoding phospho-N-acetylmuramoyl-pentapeptide-transferase — translation MRQILFSGVIGLFLSLIGTPLLIKLLASRGYGQFIRDDGPQNHHSKRGTPTMGGIAFILATLIAYAVTKLVTGSEPTFSGVLVLFLFAGMGLVGFLDDYIKIVKQRSLGLRAKAKMAGQLIVGIGFAILALNFPDERGLSPASTKLSFTQDFGWSIGPVLFVVWALFMILAMSNGVNLTDGLDGLATGASVMVFGAYTFIGVWEYQESCANPATAGPGCYEVRDPLDLAVVAAALMGACFGFLWWNTSPAKIFMGDTGSLALGGALAGLAICSRTELLLAVLGGLFVLITMSVVIQVGSFRLTGKRVFKMAPLQHHFELKGWSEVLVVVRFWIIQGMCAIVGVGIFFAAWAAAK, via the coding sequence ATGAGGCAGATCCTCTTCTCCGGGGTCATCGGTCTGTTCCTGTCGCTCATCGGGACCCCGCTGCTGATCAAGCTGCTCGCGTCCCGCGGCTACGGCCAGTTCATCCGCGACGACGGGCCGCAGAACCACCACAGCAAGCGTGGCACCCCCACCATGGGCGGTATCGCGTTCATCCTGGCGACGCTGATCGCCTACGCGGTCACCAAGCTGGTGACGGGCAGTGAGCCCACCTTCTCCGGCGTGCTGGTGCTGTTCCTCTTCGCTGGTATGGGCCTCGTCGGGTTCCTCGACGACTACATCAAGATCGTCAAACAGCGCAGCCTCGGCCTTCGGGCGAAGGCGAAGATGGCCGGACAGCTGATCGTCGGCATCGGCTTCGCGATCCTGGCGCTGAACTTCCCCGACGAGCGCGGCCTGAGCCCCGCTTCGACGAAGCTGTCCTTCACCCAGGACTTCGGCTGGTCCATCGGCCCGGTGCTGTTCGTGGTCTGGGCGCTGTTCATGATCCTCGCCATGTCCAACGGCGTGAACCTGACGGACGGTCTGGACGGCCTGGCCACCGGTGCGTCGGTGATGGTCTTCGGCGCCTACACCTTCATCGGTGTCTGGGAGTACCAGGAGTCCTGCGCCAACCCGGCCACCGCCGGCCCCGGCTGCTACGAGGTGCGCGACCCGCTCGACCTCGCCGTGGTCGCCGCAGCGCTGATGGGCGCCTGCTTCGGGTTCCTGTGGTGGAACACCTCGCCCGCGAAGATCTTCATGGGCGACACCGGCTCGCTCGCCCTGGGCGGGGCCCTGGCGGGCCTGGCCATCTGCTCCCGCACGGAACTGCTGCTCGCCGTCCTCGGCGGCCTGTTCGTCCTCATCACCATGTCCGTGGTGATCCAGGTCGGCTCGTTCCGTCTCACCGGCAAACGCGTCTTCAAGATGGCGCCGCTGCAACACCACTTCGAACTCAAGGGGTGGTCCGAAGTCCTTGTGGTGGTCCGCTTCTGGATCATCCAGGGCATGTGCGCGATCGTCGGCGTCGGCATCTTCTTCGCCGCCTGGGCGGCGGCGAAGTGA